The Longimicrobium sp. nucleotide sequence CACGTTGTGGTTCGACGCGAAGAACAGGCGGTACGCGCGCTTCAGCTCGCGCCGCACCTCCTCGGGGAAGCCGCGCCGCTGCAGGCCCACGGAGTTCAGCCCGTAGAGCTCCATCGGGCTCCCCGCCGCCTTCACGTACGGGGGGACGTCCTTCGCCACGCGCGTGGCCCCGCCCACGAAGGCGTGCGCGCCGATGCGCACGAACTGGTGGATCGGGGTCAGCCCGCCCACGATGGCCCAGTCACCGATGGTCACGTGCCCCGCCATGTTCACGGCGTTCGACAGGATCACGTGGTTCCCCAAGCGGCAGTCGTGCGCCACGTGGGTGTAGGCCATCAGCATGCAGTCGCTGCCCACGGAGGTGATCCCGCTGGCCGCCGTCCCCCGGTTCAGCGTGGCGTACTCGCGGATCACCGTGCGGTCGCCGACCACGAGGATCGTGGGCTCGCCCATGTACTTCAGGTCCTGGGGATCGGTCCCCAGCACCGCGCCCTGGCTGATGGTGCACTCCTCGCCCACCGTGGTGTCGCGCTCGATCAGCACGTGGCTGCCGATGCGCGTCCGCGCGCCCACGCGGACCCCGGGGCCGATGATGGAGTACGGGCCGACCACCACGCCCGGCGCCAGGTCGGCGGAGGCGTCGATGATCGCGGTCGGGTGGATCTCCGGCACGGCGGCCGTGGCAGGAATCGTCATGGTCTCTCTCACCGGTCCACCACGCGGGCCATCATCTCCGCCTCGGCCACCACGTTGCCGTCCACGCGGCCCACGCCCTTCATCCGGCAGGTGGCGCCGCGGATCTGCAGCACCTCCACCTCGAAGCGGATCTGGTCGCCCGGGATCACCGGCCGCCTCCATTTCACGTTGTCCAGCGACATGAAGTAGACGACCTTGTCGTCCAGGTTCTCCATCTGCTCCAGCACCAGCAGCCCGCCCACCTGCGCCATCGCCTCGATGATCAGCACCCCCGGCATCACCGGCCGGCCGGGGAAGTGCCCCACGAAGAACGGCTCGTTGATGGTCACGTTCTTCAGCCCCACGATGCGCTTGCGCTCCTCGAACTCGATCACCCGGTCCACCAGCAGGAACGGGTAGCGATGGGGGAGATACTGGAAGATCTGCTCGATCGACAGCATCGGGCGCGTGTTCTTCCGCCGCTCGTGCCGCTCGACCAGCTCCTTCGCCAGGGCCACGTTCCCCTTGTGCCCCGGCTTCTCGGCCACCACGTGCGCGTTCAGCCGCGCGCCGACCAGGGCGAGATCTCCCACCACGTCGAGCGCCTTGTGCCGCACGAACTCGTCGGGGAAGCGCAGCGCCATCCCGCCCACGATCCCGCCGTCGTCGCCCAGCACCACCGCGTTCTGCGCGGTGCCGCCCTGCGCCAGCCCGCGCGAGTACAGCTCCTCCACCTCGCGCTCGAAGCAGAAGGTGCGCGCCGGCGCCATCTCGCGCGCGAACGAGCCGTCGTCCACGCGGAAGCTGGCGTACTGCCGGCCCACCGCGGGGTGGTCGAACTCGATCGTGGTGGACAGGCGGTATCCCTGCGACGGGGCCACCACGTACTCCGCCGCCCCCTTCGTCACCGAGAAGGTCTCGTCCACGGTGATGAACTTGGCCGGCGCGTCCTGCTCCTCCAGCCCGCACGCCGCCAGCGCCGCGTCGAACCCCTGCGAGGAGCCGTCCATCGCCGGCGGCTCGGGGCCGTCGAGCTCGATCACCACGTTGTCGACCTGGCGGGCCACCACGGCGGCCAGGAGATGCTCCACGGTGTGCACCTTGGCGTCGCCGGAGCCGATGGTCGTCCCCCGGTCGGTGGAGCTGACGTTGCCGACCAGCGCGGCGATCTCCGGCGCTCCCTCCACGTCGGCGCGGCGGAAGACCACGCCGGTGTTCACGGCGGCGGGAAGGAGCCGCATCCGCACCGGCACCCCGGTGTGCAGCCCCACCCCCTCCAGCGCGCCCTCGCGGGCGATGGTGTTCTGTCTGGGCGTCGTCGCCATCTATCTCGTTCGTCGAATGACGATTCGTGGACTCGAAACGTTACGAGCCCGCGGCGCTCTTCCCGAACACCGCGCGCTCGATCTCCTTCACCCGCTTCATCAGCTCCGGCAGCTTGAAGGTGGCCGCCTGCACCCGCAGCGCCTCGCGGTGCGGCCGCGCGGGATAGCCCGAGACCGTCTCGCCCGGCGCCACGCTGGCCGTGACCCCCGCCTGCGCGCCGATCCGCGCGCCGGCGCCCACCTCGATGTGCCCCTGGAACCCGCTCTGCCCGCCCAGCACCGCGCCGTCGCCGACCTTCGTCGACCCCGAGATCCCCGCCTGCGAGACGATGATCACGCTGCGGCCGATGCGGCAGTTGTGCCCGATCTGGACGAGGTTGTCGATCTTGGTCCCCCGCCCCACCACCGTGTCGCCGATCGAGCCGCGGTCGATGGTGGTGTTGGCGCCCACCTCCACGTCGGCCTCGATGCGGCACCCGCCCACCTGCGGCACCTTCACCAGCCGGCCGTCCTCGGGAACGAAGCCGAAGCCGTCGGAGCCCAGCCGCGCGCCCGAGTGGATCACCGTGCGCTCGCCCACGCTCACCCCGTCGTACAGCGTCACGTGGGGATGGATCAGCGCGTCCGCGTCGACCCGGCAGCGCCGCCCCACCACCACGTGCGCGCCGATCCGCGCCCGCGGCCCGACGATCGTCCCCGCGCCGATCACCGCGTAGGCGCCGACCGTGGCGGTGGGGTCGATCTCCGCGCCGTCCGTCACCGCGGTGGGATGGACGCCGGCGGGCGGGCGGTCCTCGGGATAGAGCGCGGCCAGGATGCGGGCGAGCGCGCGGCGCGGGTCGTCGACCCGTACCACGGTTCGGCCCGCGACCGGGGCGTCCGAGCCGCGGGCCACCAGCAGCGCACCGGCTTGCGAGGACTGAATGTACGGGAAGTAGCGGGGCTCGGCAACGAACGAAAGCTCGCCCGGGCCCGCCTCGTCCAGCGGCTTCACCCCCGTGAGCGGCAGGGCCGGATCGCCCTCCACCTCCCCCCCGGCGATGCGCGCCAGCTCCGCCACCGTCAGCTCGGCCATCTCACCTGAGTGCAGACGTTGTGATCAACAGATTGAAACTGCGAACAGCCGGATCTGGGCGTGTCCCCCGCTGCGCGGGGGCCGGGCTGCGCGCGCGGTAGGGCACGATACAACTGTGCCCAACCGCGCCGGGCCACCGCCGCGCCCCGCATCCGCGCGGATCGTCGGCGAGGGTGCACGCGCGGCGGCGTCCCGGCCCTCCGGGCGCGCATCCCTCACGCAAGTGCCCGTCCCACGCTGAGTTCTCCCCTCCCCTGCGCAGCGGGGGAGGGGCCGGGGGAGGGGCCAGCCGGGCGGGCAGGATGCTTCTCCTCCCGCGCAGATGGCCGCCCGGCTACCTCTCCCGGTACGGGAGAGGTGGCGAGCCTAAGCGAGCCGGAGAGGGCGCGATCCCACGCCACCACACCGAATTCCGTCTCGCGACGCCCCTCCCGCTGTCCCGTGTCCCCCGTCCCCTGTCCCTGTAACCTGTCCCTATCCCCCTGCCGTCCCCAAACACCGAAGGCGCCCGCGACCCCTCTCGGGTCGCGGGCGCCTTCAGTTTAGCCCGGCATCGCGCCGCGGCGCAAACGCCTTGGGGCGCCGGCCCTTACGGGCGTGGAGCCGCGGGCGGGGCGGCCGGCGGGGCCGCGGCGCCGCCGCGCAGGCGCTGCAGCACGCGGTCGGTCAGGTCCAGCGACGGGTCGACCACGATGATCGCGTCCTGCGAGCTGTCGATGATCATGGTGAACCCGCCCTCGCGGCGCAGCGTCTCGATCGACTGGCGGATCTGGTTCATGATCGGCGCCACCAGCTGCTGCTGCCGCTGCGCCGCCTGCTCCTGCGCCTGCTGCGCGCGCTGCTGGTACGCGGCGAACTGCTGCTGCAGCTGCTGCTGGCGCTGGTCGCGCGCCTGCTGGCTGAGCGTGGCCGACTGCTGCTGGAACTGCTGCTGCTGCGCGCCCAGCGACTGCTCCAGCGAGTCCAGCGGTGCGCGCAGGCGGCCCAGCTCGCCCTGCAGCGTCTGCTGCGCCTGCTGCAGCGCCGGCGTCTCGGCCAGGATCCGCTGCGAGTTCACGAACCCGATCTTCAGCCCCGCCTGCGCCGCAGCCGGGGCCGCCCCCAGCACCAGCGCCATGGCCGCGCCCATCACGCCCGCCGACAGAATACGCTTCATTCGCCCATCTCCATTCGAGGTAAGGTGTGGTGTGGCCGCTGGTCCGGCCGTCGTCAGAACCCGGTGCCCAGCTTGAAGTGGACCTCCCAGCCCGGGTCGGGCCGGTCGAACCCGTACGCCGCATCCACCCCGATGGCACCCAGGAACGGGGTGACGATGGTGCCGCCCACGCCGGCGCTGCGGAACATCCGCGTGGGGTCGAACTCGCGCACGTCGCTGTACACGTTGCCGGCGTCGCCGAACACGTGCACGCTCAGCATGTCGTTCAGCCGCACCGCGTAGGTGGCACTCAGCGTCACGAAGCTGTCGCCCAGGCAGTCGGTGGTCAGCTGGCTGTGGCAGGCCTGCGAGTAGCCGCGCGGCCCGATGGTGTACTCCTGGTAGCCGCGCAGCGGCTCGCCCTGCTGCACGCCGCCCACGAAGAAGCGCTCGAAGGGAAAGCGGCTCACGTCGCCGAACACGGTGCCGGCGCGCACGTTCAGCCCCAGCGTCAGCCGGATCGGGTGCGTCCCCGCGCCGATCTGCCCCATGGGGACCCACCACTCGGCCTCGGTCAGCAGCTTCTGGAAGTTGCCGTCGCCGCCCACCGGGCCGCCCGTCTGCTCCACCGTCACCGACTGCCGCGTTCCCCCCGTGGGGAAGAGCGGGTGGTTCTTGGTGTCGCGCACCAGGCCCAGCGAAAGGCTGCTCGCCGTGGCCGCCGGAAGGCAGAACACGTTGGTGGAGAGCCCCGCGCAGGGGTCGTCGAACGCCGTGTACTTGGTCCGCGACAGGGTGTAGCCGAAGAACGCCCGCGTCCGCGTGAACCAGGGGACGGGGACGCCGAACTGGATGCTCCCGCCGGTGCGCAGCCGCCGCCCGTTGTTGGTCTGCACGAAGCGGTCGCCCATGCGGAAGAGCGAGATCGTTCCCGAGGTGCGGCTCCCGGCGATGGCCGGGTCGGTGTAGCTGGCCTCGAAGGTGCTGCGCCCGTAGCCGTACTCGGCGCGCAGCGACGCGCTCTTCCCCTGCCCGAACAGGTTCGGCTGCTGGTAGCCCAGGAACCCGCTGACCCCGCCGCCGCGGCCCGCGTAGCCGCCGCCGATCACGGTGCCGAAGTTGATGTTCCCGGTCTGCTTCTCCTTCACGTGGAAGGTGATGTCCACCACGCCCGAGTCGGGCACCGCGTGGATGTCGGGCACCGGCATCGGCGTCTCGAAGAAGCCCAGGCCGCTGATGGCCTGGTAGCTCTGCATCAGCCGCTGCTCGTCGTACACGTCGCCCGGGATCACCCACAGCCGGTCGCGCAGCACCTGCTCGTGCGTGGTGCTGTTCCCCTCGAAGGCGATGTGGCGGATGTAGAAGGGCTGCCGCTCGCTGACCGCGATGGTGGCGTTGACCGTGGGCTCGCCCCCGTTCTGCGCGGGAACGCGCTCCACCACCGGCTGCACCTGCGCGTACAGGTATCCCTCGTTGCGGTACATCTGCTGGATCTGCTCGGCCGCCGCGTCCAGCGCGCCGCGGTCGAACACCTCGCCGGTGATCCGCTGGCTCGTCCCCCCGACGGGGAGGCCGAGGACGGAGCGGTGCTGCTCCAGGAACAGCTTCTCCAGCGCGTCGTGCGGGAAGTGGCTGGCGCCCTCGATGCTGAACTCGCCCAGCCGGTAGCGCGGGCCCTCGCTGACCTCCACCACCAGCCGCGCCTTCCCGCTGGCCGGGTCCACGATCAGCGTGTCCGACAGCACGGCGAAGTCGATGTAGCCGCGGTCGGCGTAGAAGCCGGGGAGCGACTGGCGCAGGTCGGTCTCGAAGGCCTCGCGGTCGAACTTGCCGGAGCGGAACCACCAGAAGCCCTCGGGGCGCACCTTCATGGCCCCCGTCAGCTGCTCGTCGGTGAACGCCTGGTTCCCCCGGAAGTCCATCTCGGCCACGGTCAGCCGGTTCCCCTCCTTCACGTCGAACACCAGCCGGTAGCCTTCCGCCGGGTTCGTCATCGGCACCAGCGAGGTGTCGATCGACACCACCTCGATCCCCTTCCTGGCCAGCTCGTCGCGGATGCGCGCCTCCACGTCCATCACCCGCTGCGGGTTGAGCGGCGCGCCCTCGCGCAGGTGCGACGAGTCGCGCACGGCGGTGCCGTTCAGGCTCTTCAGCCCGCGGAACTCCACCTGGGCCACGTAGGGGCGCTCGGTCACCTGCAGGGTCACGATCCCGTGCCCCGGCTGGGTCTCGCGCACCAGCACGTCGGCGCTGGCGTAGGCCTGGCTGGCCATCAGCCGGCGGATGGCCGACTGCACCTGCACCGCGGTGACCGTGTTGCGCGGGTGAATCCCCGCGGTGGAGCGCACCGACGCGGCGGGAACGCGCGCGTTGCCGCGCACCTCCACGCTGTCGACGATCAGCCCCTGCTGCTGCGGGGGCTGGGCGGCGGGCGCGGGGGTGTCCTGGGCGTGGGCGGCGCGCGGAAGCGCGGCGGCGGCGAGCATGAACGAGAGGAGGGCCGCCGCGGCGGCCCCTCCCCGGTTGAGGTCTGCGTGCACTGCGGCTCGTGGTCTAGGTGGTCGTGGTCGTCGACTGCTTGCTGAGGACGCGGAAGGCCAGCCCCTGGCGGTCTTCGCCCACCGTGACCTCGATCTCGTCGCCCGGCGCGTACTCGGCCAGCAGGATCTTCTCCGACAGCGGGTCTTCCAGGTAGCGCTGGATGGCCCGGCGGATCGGACGGGCGCCGAACTTCTCGTCGTACCCGTTCTCGATCAGGAAGTCGATGGCATCGTCCGACAGCCGGATCCCGATCTCCTCCTCCTTCAGCCGCTTCTCCACGTCGGCCAGGAGGTTGTGGATGATCTGCCCGATCTGCTCGCGGGTCAGCGGGTGGAAGATGATCGAGTCGTCCAGCCGGTTCAGGAACTCGGGGTTGAACGCGCGCTCGATCTCCTCCTTCACCTTCTCCTCCATCCGGTCGAACGTGCTCTTCGCGTCGGGAGAGTGGAAGCCCAGCCCCTTCCCCTTCCCGATGTCGCGCGCGCCCAGGTTGGAGGTCATGATGATGACCGTGTTCTTGAAGTCGATCACCCGGCCGTAGTTGTCCGTCAGGTGCCCCTCGTCCAGCACCTGCAGGAGGATGTTGAACACGTCGGGGTGCGCCTTCTCGATCTCGTCCAGCAGCACCACGCTGTAGGGCTTGCGCCGCACGGCCTTGGTGAGCGTTCCCGAGTCTTCGTAGCCCACGTACCCCGGAGGGGCGCCGATGAGCCGCGACACCGAGAACTTCTCCATGTACTCGCTCATGTCCACGCGGATCAGCGCGTTGCGGTCCGCGAACAGGAACTCGGCCAGCGCCCGGGCCAGCTCGGTCTTCCCGACACCGGTGGGCCCGGCGAAGATGAACGAGCCGATCGGCCGGCGCGGGTCCTTGAGCCCCGCGCGGCTGCGGCGGATGGCCTTGGAGATGGCCTGGATGGCCCGGTCCTGGCCCACCACGCGCTTGTGGAGCTCGCCCTCCATGTTCACCAGGCGCGCGCTCTCCGCCTGCTTCAGGCGCGTCACGGGGATCCCCGTCCAGCGGCTGACGATGAAGGCCACGTCCTCCTCGGAAAGGGTGGGGCGGTTGGTCCGCCGCTCCTCTTCCCACGCCTTCTCGCGCTCCTGGATGCGGCGCTGCAGCTCGCGCTCGTGGTCGCGCAGCTCGGCGGCGCGCTCGAAGTCCTGGTCGCGGATGGCCTCGTCCTTCTTCTGCCCGACGCGCTCCATCTCCTGCTTCAGGTCGTTCACGTCGGCCGGCGGCACCTGCGTGGCCAGCCGCGCGCGCGCCCCGGCCTCGTCGATCACGTCGATCGCCTTGTCCGGCAGGAAGCGGTCGGTGATGTAGCGCTCGGAGAGCTTCACCGCGGCCTCGATCACCTCGTCGGTGATGTGCACCCGGTGGTGGTCCTCGTAGTGCTGGCGCAGCCCCTTCACGATCTCGATGGCCTCCTCGACGCTCGGCGGGTCGACCGCCACGGTCTGGAAGCGCCGCTCCAGCGCGCCGTCCTTCTCGATGTACTTGCGGTACTCGTTCAGCGTGCTGGCGCCCACGCACTGCAGCTCGCCGCGGGCCAGCGCCGGCTTCAGCATGTTGCTGGCGTCGATGGCGCCCTCGGCCGCGCCCGCGCCGACCAGGGTGTGCAGCTCGTCGATGAAGAGGATGATGTTCTTGTTCTGGCTGATCTCGTTCATCACCGCCTTCAGCCGCTCCTCGAACTGCCCGCGGTACTTGGTGCCGGCGATCACGGCGGCCATGTCGAGCGCCAGCACGCGGTGGTCGCGCAGGCTCTCCGGGCACTTCCCCTCGGCGATCAGCTGGGCCAGCCCCTCGACGATGGCGGTCTTGCCCACGCCGGGCTCGCCGATCAGCACCGGGTTGTTCTTCTTGCGGCGAGAGAGGATCTCCATCACCCGCTCGATCTCCTCGGCGCGGCCGATGGTGGGATCGAGCTCGTTCTGGCGCGCCAGCTCGGTCAGGTCGCGGCAGAAGTGGTCGAGCGCCGGGGTCTTGCTCTTCTTCTCGCCCTTGGGGGTGGAG carries:
- the lpxA gene encoding acyl-ACP--UDP-N-acetylglucosamine O-acyltransferase, translating into MTIPATAAVPEIHPTAIIDASADLAPGVVVGPYSIIGPGVRVGARTRIGSHVLIERDTTVGEECTISQGAVLGTDPQDLKYMGEPTILVVGDRTVIREYATLNRGTAASGITSVGSDCMLMAYTHVAHDCRLGNHVILSNAVNMAGHVTIGDWAIVGGLTPIHQFVRIGAHAFVGGATRVAKDVPPYVKAAGSPMELYGLNSVGLQRRGFPEEVRRELKRAYRLFFASNHNVAQALARAREELRALPEVEVFLSFFENTERGVQV
- a CDS encoding bifunctional UDP-3-O-[3-hydroxymyristoyl] N-acetylglucosamine deacetylase/3-hydroxyacyl-ACP dehydratase — protein: MATTPRQNTIAREGALEGVGLHTGVPVRMRLLPAAVNTGVVFRRADVEGAPEIAALVGNVSSTDRGTTIGSGDAKVHTVEHLLAAVVARQVDNVVIELDGPEPPAMDGSSQGFDAALAACGLEEQDAPAKFITVDETFSVTKGAAEYVVAPSQGYRLSTTIEFDHPAVGRQYASFRVDDGSFAREMAPARTFCFEREVEELYSRGLAQGGTAQNAVVLGDDGGIVGGMALRFPDEFVRHKALDVVGDLALVGARLNAHVVAEKPGHKGNVALAKELVERHERRKNTRPMLSIEQIFQYLPHRYPFLLVDRVIEFEERKRIVGLKNVTINEPFFVGHFPGRPVMPGVLIIEAMAQVGGLLVLEQMENLDDKVVYFMSLDNVKWRRPVIPGDQIRFEVEVLQIRGATCRMKGVGRVDGNVVAEAEMMARVVDR
- the lpxD gene encoding UDP-3-O-(3-hydroxymyristoyl)glucosamine N-acyltransferase, translating into MAELTVAELARIAGGEVEGDPALPLTGVKPLDEAGPGELSFVAEPRYFPYIQSSQAGALLVARGSDAPVAGRTVVRVDDPRRALARILAALYPEDRPPAGVHPTAVTDGAEIDPTATVGAYAVIGAGTIVGPRARIGAHVVVGRRCRVDADALIHPHVTLYDGVSVGERTVIHSGARLGSDGFGFVPEDGRLVKVPQVGGCRIEADVEVGANTTIDRGSIGDTVVGRGTKIDNLVQIGHNCRIGRSVIIVSQAGISGSTKVGDGAVLGGQSGFQGHIEVGAGARIGAQAGVTASVAPGETVSGYPARPHREALRVQAATFKLPELMKRVKEIERAVFGKSAAGS
- a CDS encoding OmpH family outer membrane protein; this encodes MKRILSAGVMGAAMALVLGAAPAAAQAGLKIGFVNSQRILAETPALQQAQQTLQGELGRLRAPLDSLEQSLGAQQQQFQQQSATLSQQARDQRQQQLQQQFAAYQQRAQQAQEQAAQRQQQLVAPIMNQIRQSIETLRREGGFTMIIDSSQDAIIVVDPSLDLTDRVLQRLRGGAAAPPAAPPAAPRP
- the bamA gene encoding outer membrane protein assembly factor BamA, yielding MHADLNRGGAAAAALLSFMLAAAALPRAAHAQDTPAPAAQPPQQQGLIVDSVEVRGNARVPAASVRSTAGIHPRNTVTAVQVQSAIRRLMASQAYASADVLVRETQPGHGIVTLQVTERPYVAQVEFRGLKSLNGTAVRDSSHLREGAPLNPQRVMDVEARIRDELARKGIEVVSIDTSLVPMTNPAEGYRLVFDVKEGNRLTVAEMDFRGNQAFTDEQLTGAMKVRPEGFWWFRSGKFDREAFETDLRQSLPGFYADRGYIDFAVLSDTLIVDPASGKARLVVEVSEGPRYRLGEFSIEGASHFPHDALEKLFLEQHRSVLGLPVGGTSQRITGEVFDRGALDAAAEQIQQMYRNEGYLYAQVQPVVERVPAQNGGEPTVNATIAVSERQPFYIRHIAFEGNSTTHEQVLRDRLWVIPGDVYDEQRLMQSYQAISGLGFFETPMPVPDIHAVPDSGVVDITFHVKEKQTGNINFGTVIGGGYAGRGGGVSGFLGYQQPNLFGQGKSASLRAEYGYGRSTFEASYTDPAIAGSRTSGTISLFRMGDRFVQTNNGRRLRTGGSIQFGVPVPWFTRTRAFFGYTLSRTKYTAFDDPCAGLSTNVFCLPAATASSLSLGLVRDTKNHPLFPTGGTRQSVTVEQTGGPVGGDGNFQKLLTEAEWWVPMGQIGAGTHPIRLTLGLNVRAGTVFGDVSRFPFERFFVGGVQQGEPLRGYQEYTIGPRGYSQACHSQLTTDCLGDSFVTLSATYAVRLNDMLSVHVFGDAGNVYSDVREFDPTRMFRSAGVGGTIVTPFLGAIGVDAAYGFDRPDPGWEVHFKLGTGF
- a CDS encoding ATP-dependent Clp protease ATP-binding subunit, whose protein sequence is MNYNFTDRVRKVLAMAREEAIRLQHDYVGTEHILLGLIREGEGVAAAVLNNLAVDLEQVQEKVEESVRRGKATIALGELPYTSRAKKVLEFAMAEARELNHSYVGTEHLLLGLLREEKGIAAEVLGQLGVSLEDARRETLKLLGSEPSAAPQTSAGAIGGSSSTPKGEKKSKTPALDHFCRDLTELARQNELDPTIGRAEEIERVMEILSRRKKNNPVLIGEPGVGKTAIVEGLAQLIAEGKCPESLRDHRVLALDMAAVIAGTKYRGQFEERLKAVMNEISQNKNIILFIDELHTLVGAGAAEGAIDASNMLKPALARGELQCVGASTLNEYRKYIEKDGALERRFQTVAVDPPSVEEAIEIVKGLRQHYEDHHRVHITDEVIEAAVKLSERYITDRFLPDKAIDVIDEAGARARLATQVPPADVNDLKQEMERVGQKKDEAIRDQDFERAAELRDHERELQRRIQEREKAWEEERRTNRPTLSEEDVAFIVSRWTGIPVTRLKQAESARLVNMEGELHKRVVGQDRAIQAISKAIRRSRAGLKDPRRPIGSFIFAGPTGVGKTELARALAEFLFADRNALIRVDMSEYMEKFSVSRLIGAPPGYVGYEDSGTLTKAVRRKPYSVVLLDEIEKAHPDVFNILLQVLDEGHLTDNYGRVIDFKNTVIIMTSNLGARDIGKGKGLGFHSPDAKSTFDRMEEKVKEEIERAFNPEFLNRLDDSIIFHPLTREQIGQIIHNLLADVEKRLKEEEIGIRLSDDAIDFLIENGYDEKFGARPIRRAIQRYLEDPLSEKILLAEYAPGDEIEVTVGEDRQGLAFRVLSKQSTTTTT